The region ACTATGTGAAACACCTACAAGAGCTTCAACAATCTAAATAAGTTACAAATACTGACTAATAAGAGACCGCCTTATTTAAGGCGGTCTTCAATTTTAAATTGAGTATTGACAACATCCGGCAGCAAATATTTTGGTTTGAACAAAATCATTATATTGAAAGCGAGTACTAAATGAGCATTATCCAATGCGTTGATCTGGGAATAGAATTTGGAGGTAATTATGTTCTCAGAAACGTCAATTGCACCATTGAACATAATAGCAGAATTGGTTTAATTGGTCCCAATGGATCGGGGAAAACAACTTTAATTAAACTCATTCTGGGGGAGCTGCGCCCAGTAGAGGGTCAAGTTCTAAAAGCGAAGAATTATCGCATTGCTTATTTAGCACAGAATACCATACTAAATCCCCAATTCAGTATGTTGGA is a window of Candidatus Cloacimonadota bacterium DNA encoding:
- a CDS encoding ATP-binding cassette domain-containing protein, which produces MSIIQCVDLGIEFGGNYVLRNVNCTIEHNSRIGLIGPNGSGKTTLIKLILGELRPVEGQVLKAKNYRIAYLAQNTILNPQFSML